The Phycisphaeraceae bacterium genome has a window encoding:
- the paaA gene encoding 1,2-phenylacetyl-CoA epoxidase subunit A: protein MSGSSNVGMHIDHCIEEDPVLLAAFEAKMAAGEMIEADDWMPQAYRTGMLKMAEHHANSEIVGALPEGEWITRAPSLKRKLALTAKVQDEVGHGQMLYRVSQDLGKSRDDMLRDLITGKTKYHNCFNYPAPTWADIAMIQWLIDGAAIMNQKTLADGAYGPYVRTMRRINMEEAFHFKSGEDMVLTLMSGTKRQKQMTQEAFDRWWGPAIMFFGPPDKPNARELPPMRWRMKTVTNDELRQRFVDRFAPAAIALGLTINIVEKDEQGMVVPGSVRPDERVVLDEKTGHWGFTPPDWDEFFRVIRGGGPCNAKRLALRRFSYEQGQWVRRAVLGGKVNLPPAA from the coding sequence ATGAGCGGCAGTTCCAACGTCGGCATGCACATTGACCACTGCATCGAGGAAGACCCGGTCCTCCTGGCCGCGTTCGAGGCCAAGATGGCCGCGGGCGAGATGATCGAAGCGGATGACTGGATGCCGCAGGCGTATCGCACGGGCATGCTGAAGATGGCCGAGCATCACGCCAACTCGGAGATCGTCGGGGCGCTGCCCGAAGGGGAGTGGATCACGCGCGCCCCGTCGCTGAAGCGAAAGCTCGCGCTGACGGCCAAGGTGCAGGACGAGGTGGGCCACGGGCAGATGCTCTACCGCGTGTCGCAGGACCTGGGCAAGAGCCGCGATGACATGCTGCGCGACCTGATCACGGGCAAGACGAAGTATCACAACTGCTTCAACTACCCCGCGCCCACGTGGGCCGACATCGCCATGATCCAGTGGCTGATCGACGGGGCGGCGATCATGAACCAGAAGACGCTGGCCGACGGCGCGTATGGCCCGTACGTGCGGACGATGCGCCGCATCAACATGGAGGAGGCGTTTCACTTCAAGAGCGGCGAGGACATGGTGCTGACCTTGATGAGCGGCACGAAGCGTCAGAAGCAGATGACGCAGGAGGCGTTCGACCGCTGGTGGGGCCCGGCGATCATGTTCTTCGGCCCGCCCGACAAGCCCAACGCCCGCGAACTGCCGCCCATGCGCTGGCGCATGAAGACGGTGACCAACGATGAACTGCGTCAGCGGTTCGTGGACCGCTTCGCGCCCGCGGCGATCGCGCTGGGGCTGACGATCAACATCGTGGAGAAGGATGAGCAGGGGATGGTGGTGCCGGGGTCCGTGCGCCCGGATGAGCGGGTGGTGCTGGATGAGAAGACGGGTCACTGGGGCTTCACGCCGCCGGACTGGGACGAGTTCTTCCGCGTGATCCGCGGCGGCGGGCCGTGCAACGCCAAGCGGCTGGCGCTGCGGCGGTTCTCGTACGAGCAGGGCCAGTGGGTGCGGCGTGCGGTGCTGGGTGGGAAGGTGAACCTGCCGCCGGCGGCGTAG